TGGACCACGTCGACGTCATCTACGAACCGGGAGTCGGCGGCCCCGAGTCGTTCTTCCTCCATGCAGGCTTCGAGCCCGTCGGCGAGACCGAGTACGGCGAGGTCGTCGCGCGGGTCAACGTCTGACGCAACACCCGGCGTGGCCGGGGCCCGTGCGGATTCGGCGGCATGGGCCGGTGTGACCGGCCGCAGCGACGTGTCATCGAAAGTCGCGGCGGAGGAAGGCTCCCGAGCCCCCGATGAGCAGCAACACCAGCCAGGCGATAGTCAGCGGTGCTGCCGCACCGGATGGCGGACCGACGACGACGTCGATGCCGAGCGGGGTCAGGTCGAAACCGACGGCGCGCAGCAGAGCCGGTAACGGTAACCAAGCCGCGACGGCGGGCCAAAGCGGCGCAATCAGGAGCGCCGCGCTGAGCGTCAGCGGGGCGACGAACAGCGATGGCAGATGGGCCTGCACCAGCAGTCCCATGCTCAATCCCCACACCGCCGCAGCCGCGCCGACGATCGCGACGTCGCCGAGTGTGGCGGGCGCGAGGCCGCGCGTGCCCAGGGTCGCGGCCAACGCCGCGTGGCCGCCGAGCAGAGACGCCAGCGCGACGAGCACGCCGCCGAGCGCGGTGAACGGAATCCGCGCGATGAGACCCCACCGCCGCGGCTGCAATGTCGCCCGTTGAGCCACGACTCCCCCGCGCCGGTCGACGGTGTAACGAAACGATCCGTAGATCGTCGCCATGACCGCGGAGTAGACCGCGATCACGGTCGACAGCGGTTCTACGATCGCGGACTTCGCCTCTTCGGGCGCGAACGAGACGTCAGGCACGCTCGCGCCGATCGACGCCGACAGCACGATGGCTGCGAGGCAGATCCCCAGGAGGGGCAGATCTCCGGCCGCGGCTCGAGTCTGCGCGCGCAGGGCGCGTGCCAGCCCGAGCAGCGGCGGCACGGACGCGCTCATTGGAACCGCCGACGTCCGACGACCCACCCTGCGGCTGTCAGGACGACAGTCCAGCCCAACGCCACGACGAGGCCGATCCACGGGTCGAGCAGGACCGGATGATCACTTGGCGACGCGAGGGCGGCGAGAGAAAGCCCGGGTGAAAAACGTGCGACGTCTGGGGCGGACCCGAGGAACCCCATCTCGAACGCGATCGGTCCCGCCAGGGCGATGGCGGCGGCGGCATAGTAGTTGCCGATGATCCATCCGACCGCGGAGCCGAGAATCGCGCCGAACACCGCCCCGGGAAACGCCCCGAGGACGGTGCGGATGGCCTCGACGCTCGGGGCGAACGCCAGACCGTTCACTTTAAGCACGATCGCAGCGCCCCCGCACCACGCGGCGGCGATTCCCGTCGTGAGCACGATCGCGCTCATGATCGAGGCGGCCCCCTTCGCGATGAATGCGCGCCGGAAGCCGATCTGTGCGATCGTCCGACCCATCGAGCCGTAGTAGAACTCCCGCGTCACTCCGAAGGCGCCTGCGAACCCCGCCACGACGAACGACCACGCGAGCGGTGCCAGCAGGAGCGACGTCGTGGTGGCGGCATCCATCGATGTGATCCGTCCCAGGGTGTCGTCGCTGGTCAGGACGATCACCGGGATGAACGCGCCGAGAAGGAGGACCGCGAGCGTGTTCGCACCGCTGCGCGCGCGGAGGAATTCGGAGCGGATGACGCCGATCACGCGTGGCACCCCTCGACGAGGTCGAAGTAGCGTTCCTCGAGCGACGCACCACCGTCGCCCGGGACGAGGTCACTCAGGGCGCCGGAGAACAGCACCGATTGCTTCAGGATCACGACCTCGTCGACGGTGTTCTCGAGTTCGGCGAGCTGGTGACTCGAGACGAGAACGGTACCGCCGGCCCGGGCGAAATCCCGCAGGTAACGGCGGAGCCAACGGATGCCGTCGGGGTCGAGGCCGTTCGAGGGTTCGTCGAGCACGAGCGTCCGGGGCGAGCCGACGAGAGCCGTGGCGAGTCCGAGCCGCTGCACCATGCCCGTCGAAAACGACTTCACCCGCCGACGAGCGTCGGCGGTGAGCCCCACCTCGTCGAGGACCTCGTCGACCCGGCTCCGCGGCGCACCGACCGCGAGGCGCGCGACCTCGAGGTGTCGGCGTGCGGTGATGCCGACCTCGAATCCGAAGCCGTCCATCTGCACGCCGATGTGCGCCGAGGGCTGTGCGAGGCGGGCGAACGGCACGCCGTCGACGAGGGCCTCGCCGCGGGTCGGCGCCGACAGCCCGACGATCGTCCGCAGCGTCGTGGACTTGCCTGCGCCGTTCGGGCCGAGCAGTCCCACGATGGTGCCGCGACGGACCGCGAACGAGACGTCGTCGACGGCGGTGCGGGAGCCGTAGGTCTTGGTGAGGTGTCGCACCTCGAGGGCGTGATCGGTCATCGGGACTCTTTCGTGTCGGGCGTGGGGGCGGAACGACGGCGAGGCACGCGCAGCTCACGACAAGGAGCGCACGGCGCGCGTCCGGGTCGGGCGCGACGAGCGCGCCCAAGGCTGCGATGGCGGCGAGCGCCGTGGGGACGGCCGACCCGGTGAGCGCAGGGACGCGGAACGTGCGCCACGGGAGCCACCACACGTCGGCGGCGTCGACGAAGAACGCCGGACCGAGATAGAGCAGCATGATCCCGGGGCGGCGCGGCGCGGACGGCCGCCGCCGTGCGCGACCATCACCCCGTGCTCCCCCTGGCGCGAGAAGGTTGCAGGGACGAGCACGATGGCCACGACGACGCATCGGCTGCCCGTCGTGTCACCGATACATCCCTTCGTCATCGCTCCGCGCATCTTTGGAGCTGGGGCTCCCTCCGCAGATCGGGGAGAGCCCGAGAGAATGTATCCATGCTCCCGTTGAAAGCGCGAGAGGAGGACGGGCGGAATCACCCGGCTACTCCGGCGCGTTCACCCGGGTCGCCTGGGTGCCACTCGGGCCGAAACGCGGGATGCCACGGCCTCGAGGCCGTGGCATCCCGCGTGCTCCGTCAGACCAGAGACTCGCGCCAGGCGGCGTGGAGCTGGGCGAACTTGCCGGTGCCGGCGATGAGGGCGGCGGGGGTGTCGTCCTCGATGATCCGGCCGTGCTCCATCACGAGCACGCGGTCCGCGATCGCGACCGTCGACAGACGGTGGGCGATGATGATGGCGGTCCGGTCGGCGAGGAGCGTCTGCAGGGCGTCCTGGATGAGTCGCTCGCTCGGGATGTCGAGCGACGCCGTGGCCTCGTCGAGGATGAGCACCGCGGGGTCGGCGAGGAAGGCGCGTGCGAACGAGATCAGCTGGCGCTGTCCCGCCGACACACGCCCGCCGCGCTTGTTCACGTCGGTGTCGTAGCCGTCGGGCAGTTTCTCGATGAACCCGTCGGCGCCGACGGCGCGGGCGGCGGCGCGGATCTCGTCCATCGTCGCGTCGGGCTTGCCGAGGGCGATGTTGTCGGCGACGGTTCCGCTGAACAGGTAGGCCTCCTGCGTGACCATCACGATGGCGCGTCGGAGGTCTTTCGGGTGCAGGCGGCGAAGGTCCACGCCGTCGAGCGTGACGGCGCCCTGGGAGGGGTCGTAGAACCGCGACACGAGCTTGGCGAGCGTCGACTTGCCGGCTCCGGTCGTGCCCACGAGCGCGATCGTCTGCCCGGCGGGGATGTCGAGCGAGAAGTGCGGCAGGATGACGCGATCGTCCGAGTACCCGAAGGTGACCTCGTCGAAGCGCACATGACCCTGGGCCGTCCACAGGTCGACGGGGTCGGTCGGGTCGGGCACGGTCGGCTGCTCTTCGAGAATGCCCGACACCTTCTCGAGTGCGGCGGTGGCCGACTGGTAGGAGTTGAGGAAGAACGCCACCTCCTGCAACGGCGAGAAGAAGTTGCGCACGTAGAGCGCGGCGGCCGTGAGCACACCGATCTCGAGCGGACCCGCGATGACCCGGCCACCGCCCCACAGCAGCACGACCGCGACCGACACCGCCGCGACGGCCATGATGCCGGGCTCGAAGGTGCCGAACAGCTTGATCGAGCGCATGTTGACATCGCGGTAGTCGGCCGCGAGCGACCCGAACTCGTCGTCGTTGCGCGGCTCCTTGCGGAACGCCTTCACCGCGCGGATACCGGTCATCGTCTCGACGAACCTGACGATGACCTGCGCGCTGATCACGCGCGACTCGCGGTAGACCACCTGCGAGCGCCGGTAGAACCAGCGCATCAGCAGGTACATCGGGATGCCCATGAGCGTCAGGATCAGCCCGGACTGCCAATCGATGAGGAACAGTGCCGCCAGCGTGAAGAGGCCGTAGAGAACGCCGGACACGAGTTCGTTCAGCCCGCCGTCCAGCAGTTCGCGGATGGTGTCGAGATCGCTCGTCTGCCGCGAGATGATCCGACCCGACGTGTACGACTCGTGGAACTCCAGGCTCAACCGCTGGGTGTGCAGGAAGATCCGCTTGCGCAGGTCGAGCATCACGGCCTGAGTCAGGCGCGCGGCGACCACCACGTACCAGCCGATGAGCACGGCACCGCCGACACCCGCGAGCAGGTAGATGCCGACGACACCGATGGTCGGCATCCAATCGCTGCGCTCGATCACCGCAGGTAGCGCGTTGTCGATGCCGAAGGCGATGAGGGCGGGGCCGGCGACGCGCAGTGCCGTCGACACCACGAGCACCGCCGCCGCGAGCACGAGCTGTCCGCGCAGGGGCGACACCAGGGAGCCGAGCAGCCGGAGCGAGCGCTGACGGATGGCGCGGCTCTCGGCGCGCGTGTAGTCGGAGCGGTCTTCGCCGCTGGTGCCGGCGACGGTCGCGGTGGTCATCGGGTCGCCTCCTTCGGGGTTCGTGCGTCGCGAGCGGCGTCGTCGTCGGACCGTGTCGAGCGCGAGGCTCCGGCATCCGGGATGACGGGGATGGCGCCCGTGCGCGCCTCGCGCTCGGCCTCTTCGAGACTCGAGATCACGTAGCGGTAGTGGTCGCTCTCGCGGAGGAGTTCGGAGTGGGTACCCACGGCCGTGACGCGACCGTCCTCGAGGAGCGCGACGCGGTCGGCCAGTGTCACGGTGGAAGGCCGGTGGGCGACGATCAGGGCGGTGGTCTCGCTCAGCACCTCGCGGAGGGCGTCCTCGACGAGCGCCTCGGTGTCGACGTCGAGCGCCGACAGCGGATCGTCCAGCACGAGCACGGCCGGCCGCGCGGCGACGGCACGGGCGAGCGCGAGGCGCTGGCGCTGTCCACCCGAGAGGCTCAACCCCTCCTCGCCGATGACGGTGTCGAGCCCGTCGGGCAGGTCGTAGACGAACTGCGCCTGCGCCACCTGGAGCGCCTCGCGCAGGATCTCCTCGGTCTCGGGCGAGCCGGGCGCAAGGTCTTCGCGGCCGAGCAGCACATTGTCGCGCACGGTCTGCGAGAACAGCGTCGCGTCTTCGAACGCCATGCCGACATGGCGGCGCAGCTCGGCCAGCGCGAGGTCGCGCACGTCGACGCCGTCGAGCAGCACGCGGCCACCGGTGACGTCGTACAGGCGGCCGGGGAGGGTGGTGAGCGTTGTCTTCCCCGACCCCGTGAGGCCCACGAGGGCCATGGTCTCGCCCGGCCGCAGCACGAGATCGACACCGTCGAGAAGGTCGGGCTCGGTGTCGGCGGCATCCTGATACCGGAAATGCGCGTTCTCGAAGGTGAGTTCGCCCCGGGGGGCGTCGATCGTGCGCGGGTGCTCCGGGTCGACGATGGTGTTCTGCTCGTCGAACACCTCGAAGATGCGGTCGGTGGCGGTGCGCGCGTCGAGGAGGAACGAGAAGAGGAAGCCGATCGACTCCATCGGCCACCGCAGGACGGTGGCCATGGCGAAGAAGGCGACGAGCTCGGCGACCTGCAGCTGGCCCAGCTGCGTGAGCACGATGCCCGCGCCCAGGCACACGGCGAAGGCGATGTCGGGCAGGAGGACGAGCCAGAACCAGATCCACCCGACGGCGCGGGCCTTGTCGATCTCGGTCTCGCGCAGGGACTCGGCCTGGCGGGTGAACTTCTGCAGGGCGTGCTTTCCGCGACCGAAGGCCTTGAGCACGCGGATGCCGTGCACGCTCTCTTCCACCGACGTGGCGAGGTCGCCGGCCTGGTCCTGGCTCTGACGGGTCAGCGCTCCGTAGCGCTTCTCGAAGCGGAATCCGATGTAGATGACGGGCGCCGACGTCACCAGGAAGAGGGCGCCGAGCAGCCAGTGCCACCGGAACAGCAGCACCGCCCCGATGAGGATCGTGAGCAGGTTGACCACGAGCAGGATCACGCCGAAGGCGAGCCAGCGGCGCAGCATGCTGATGTCCTGCATCATGCGCGAGAGCAGCTGACCGGACTGCCACCGGTCGTGGAACGCCACGGGCAGCCGCTGCAGACGCGAGTAGAACGACTGACGCAGGTCGTACTCGACCTTGGTGGCGGGACCGAGCACGAACCATCGCCGCAGCCACACCATCGCCGCTTCGGCGAGGCCGAGGCCGAGCACGGCGAGCGAGCCCCACACCAGTGCGGAGGCATCGAGCGAAGCGATGGGGCCGGCGACGATCTGCTCGAGCACCAGCGGGATGGCGAGGGCGAGCAGGCTCGCGACGAGAGCGGTGGCGGCGCCGGCGATGAGACGCGGCAGCACCAGACGCGCGACGGGCAGCAGTCGTGCGAGCGCACGTGGTGTCGAGAGGCGGGGTGGCGGCGAAGAGGTGGTCATGATCCTCGTGGGGTCGAAACGGGCGCCGGGGTGAGGCGCGGACAGGGATGCCGGAGGCGCGCGACGAAGATCGTCGGACGGGAGCGACGCGGGTGCGCCGAAGCGCGAAGGCCCTAGAAGCGTCGGCCGGTGCGCGCAGCGACGGAGGGCGCGGCGACCGGTGCGACGGGGGCGTCGATTCGGTACATGGCATCCTCCTTCATCGTGTGAAGCTTCCGCCGGGGGAACGGTAGCCCTCCAGAGTATCCCTGTGAGATTGCTGAGGGCAAGAGGATCTTGCCCTCCCGAGCGCGGATCAGCCGGCGCTCTCGCGAGCCAGCAGACTCTGCTTCACCTCGGTCCCCCAGGCGAACCCTCCCATCGTGCCGTCGCCGCGCAGCACGCGGTGACACGGGACGAACAGCGCGACCGCGTTGCGGGCGCAGACGGATGCCGCCGCTCGGACGGCGGACGGCGAGCCCAGGGCTGTGGCGAAGCCCGTGTAGGTGAGCGGCGCACCGGGGGCGATCGCTCGCAGAGCCCTCCACCCGGCGAGTTGCATCGTCGTGCCGTGTTGGACGACGGGGACGTCATCGATCGCCCGGATGTCTCCGCCGTAGTACGCCAGGACGGCGTCGGCGGCGGACGTCTCTCCCGGCGACACCTCCGTCGGCCGCCGGTCGGGGCGGAGCCGCCCGAGGACGGCGTCAGGGTCGCTCGTCCACCCCGAGACGATGACCCGGTCGGCGTCGTCGGCGAGGATGGCGAACGGCCCGTCGGGGGTGTCGACGAACTGCAGGGTCGCGGTGGTCATGCGGAGGTCTCTCTCTCGGTCGCGGAGGGGGATGCCGTGTCGGCACGGCGGGGACGGGGGCGGCGGCTCGGGGCCACGGCCTCCGGCGGCGGCGCGGGGTCGACGACGGGCCGAGGGGAGGTCCGCTCGATCGCCAGGTCGGAACTCGCGACATCGACGGGCCGTGCCGCCGATCGCCGTCGCGGCCGCGGGATGGTCGCGGCGGCCGCGCTCTCGGCCGGAGACCGCCACGCCTGGGTGACCGGGGCGGCGTACCAGTAATGCGCCATCGCGTAGCTGCGCCAGGGCGCGAGGCGCTCCGACCAGGCGGTGAAGCCGGCCGGGTCGGAGGGGAGCCCGAGTGCCGCCGCCCCGGCGCGCGCCGCGACGTCGCCGGGCAGCAGCACGTCGGGATCGCCGAGCACCCTCATGCGCACGTAATCGGCGGTCCACGGTCCGATCCCTCGCATGCCGAGCAGGCGCTCGCGCTGCTGGCCGGCGTCGTCACCGGGCCCGATGTCGAGAGACCCGTCGGCGAGCGCGGCCGCTGCCTCGACGATCGCGCGCATGCGTGCCGCGGGGCCCCGCAGCACGTCGAGTCCGCGTTCGGCGATGATCGCCGGCTCGGGGAAGAGCACCATCGGCGCGGGGCCGACCTCCACCGCCTCGCCCAATTCGGCCGCCAACCGCCCCTGCATGGTGCGCGCCGACGCGACGCTGATCTGCTGACCGATCATGGCGCGCAGCAGCATCTCGGGCGCATCGATCGCTCCGGGCACCCGGACGCCCGGGATCGCCGCGACGGCCGCGGCGAGCTCGGGGTGCTGCGAGAGGGCGTCGTCGATCGCGAGGGGGTCGGCGTCGAGATCGAACAGCCGCCGCACGCGCGAGATGAGCGTGCCGAGGTCGGCGAGCGAGGTCAGCCGGGCGCGCAAGCGGAGACGGCTGTCGTCGGCGAGGCGCACCTCGAACCACGCGGGTCCGCCGGGCAGTCGCACGACCCGGGAGAACGAGCGGTCGTCGCCCGCCTCGACCCCCGGGATCGCGTGAGCGCGCATCCACCCGAACAGCCCGACGGTGTCGATCGGCCCCCGGACGGGGAGCGCGAGGTCGATCTCGCCCGCCGAGACCTCTGCGCCCGTGGCGCGGGAACGGCGCGCGCGGAGCTCGCGCGGCGGCATCCCGAACACCTCGCCGATCGTCTCGGTGAACTGGCGGACGCTCGAGAACCCGGAGGAGAAGGCGACGTCGGCGGACGACAGATCGGTACCCACCAGGAGCGCGCGAGCCGTGTGGGCGCGGTGGGCGCGCGCGAGAGCCAGGGGTCCGGCCCCCAGCTCCGCCTGGAGCAGGCGCGTGAGATGCCGAGACGAATAGCCGAGGCGTCGAGCGAGGCCCGGAACGCCCTCTCGATCGACCGTGCCGTCGGCGATCAGACGCATGGCGCGCGCCACGACGTCTCCGCGGACGTCCCACTGCGGCGAACCGGGCGCGGCCTCGGGCAGACACCGCTTGCAGGCGCGGAAGCCCGCCTCGTGCGCTGCCGCCGACGTGGCGTAGAAGGTGACGTTCGCTTCACTCGGCGTGCGGGCCGGGCAACTCGGGCGGCAGTAGATGCCGGTGGAGCGCACCGCCGTCACGAACTGCCCGTCGAAGCGGCGATCGCGCGACTGGATCACGCGATAGCGCTCGGCGAAGCCCGGAGCGTCGAGGGAGGTGGGGGTCATGGCATCCACCCTGCCACCCTCCTCCGACATCGGCTGGCGGAAATCGGACATGACCGTCGGCCGCAGGACGACGGCGCCGGTCGGACCCCCCACGGTCCGACCGACGCCCGTCCTTCCAGCGGGGAGCGGCTGCCTCAGCCCTCCGCCACCGCGAACCCGCCGGCGGGGATGACCACCGACACCTCGCCGTCGGTCGAGGTCGCCCGCACGAGGGAACCGTCGGCCTCGTACACCGTCACCGACGCCCGCACCCCGTCCGCACCGACGCTCGTGCGCTGCGGCGCGATCGCGCTGGAGTGCACGAGCTCGCCGTACGCGTCGCCGCCCAGCACGAGGCGGGAGATCCACGGGCGCACGATGAGCCCGTCGAGCGTCAGCTCTCCGCGCAGGGCCGTGACGCGCACGTCGGTGCCGGACACCGGCGCGGTCAATCCGTACGGCAGCAGCGCACCCGGAGTGGGAGAGACGCCCTGCTGCGGACCGGTGACGCTCAGCAGCCCGCCACCGCGCCACACCGACTGCGTTCTCTCGCCCGGCGTGGTCAGGACCACCGGCTCGATCCACCGGCGGGTGTCCGACGTCCCGAGGTCCCACCGGGCGCTCTGACGCGGTTGAAGGGTGAGCCCGTTGCCCGACCAGCTGGACTCCCCCGTCCACGACGACTCGGGTGTGAAGACGGCGCCGTCGGTGCGCACGGCGTCTTCGGCCTCGATGTACTCGAGACCGACGCGCGCCTGGACCGCGGTGAGGGCGGTGGCACGCGCGGCGACAGCGGGGTGCGCATCGAGCGCGATCGCGGTCAACAGACCGTGGATCGTCGACTCGGCGCCGCTGTTGCGGTTGACGGAGCCGTCGGGCTGCAGGCCGTCGAAGGTGACGCCCGTCATCGGGTCGTACATCCGGGCGCCCGCGTGGTTGGCACCGAAGAACCACGCCGCCTGCAGACCGGCGAGCTGCGCGAAGGATTCGGAACCGGTCGTGTCGGCGAGGGCGAGCAGCGACTGCACGCGCGAATCGGCACCGTACGCGATCTGCACGCGGTCGGTCGGGCTGGGGTTCCACCCGTTGTCGGGTCCGCCGGCGGTGAGGAGGGTCGTGGTGAAACTCGTGGCATCCGTGATCGCGGGGCGCGACGAGCGCATCGTCGTCGAACAGGTCGCCGGCGACGGCGAGCGCCGCGGGCATCTGCGAGCCCCACGCGTGCCAGATCGCGGGCGACTTCGCCCACGGCCGCACGGCGCCGTAGGGCCACTGCCGGGTGGATCCGGATGCCATCGCGGCCACGCCCTCGGCGAGCCGGCGCGCCGCGATGGCGGACGTGTCATCGCCCGCCTGGACGGCGGCGGTCAATCCGAGGACGGCCTCGGCCGTGGCATCCGCTCCGTCCGCGATGAGCCACGCCGGCACCTTGATGCCGTCGGCCTCGTCGTACTGGCCGTACCGCGACAGCACGTCGCGCTCGATCGCGCCGCGGGAGAGGGCGAGGCGGTCCTTCAAAAAGGCGGCGAAAGCCGGGTCGTCGTCGACAAAGGCGGCGTAGCCCTCGCCGAGCGCCCAGACGGTGCGGGCCGTCCAGTAGCTCGGTCCGGAATCGGAGGGGTCGGGCAGTTCGATGGGCTCCGCCGAAGGGTTCAGGTCGCCGTCGGGCTGCATCCACAGCACGACGTTGCCCGCCGACGGGCCGTCCGTCGTCTGGTGATACGCCACCGTCCGAAGCAACTCGTAGGCCTTCTGCCGGCTGTCGGGGTCGCCGGTCAGCTCCCAGTGCCGGGTGTACACGACGGCCGCGCGGGTGTTGTCGTCGGCATTGAACGCGCCCTGGGCCCAGTCGCCCGTCGCGGGGTCGAGCGGCCCGCCTCCCACCCGCTCGAAGGTGCCGCCCTCGCGCGCGTCGGCGTAGGTCCACGGGGCGAGGAGGGTCGGCTCCTCCGCCTGGCGGTAGGTCGAGTGACCCGGCACACCGGCGGGAGGGGTGGTCTCGTCGAGCAGGAAGTCGAGGTGGGCGAGGTTGGTCAGCGCGTCGCCGGACGCCTCGGCGGCCGTCGCGGGCGCGGCGCTGACGGGGACGGCGAGGGCGACGGCGCCCAGGACGGCCGTGATGCGCGCACTCCATCGTGCGTTCATGGGAGGGGGATCCTTTCGAGGGTGATCGGTACAGAATGCAGGAGATCCCCGCACTCCGGGGGGTTTCGAGGGGAATCGTCGGTATTCGGTGCAGCGGGAGGATGCTGCACCGGGGCAGCGGCTATCGAGGCAGAGCCCCGCATGGCCGGCCCGTGCGCCCGGGTGAGGTGGTCGAGGTCCGGCCGCGCCCGGGCGGGTGCCGTTCGGCGG
The DNA window shown above is from Microbacterium proteolyticum and carries:
- a CDS encoding ABC transporter ATP-binding protein yields the protein MTTATVAGTSGEDRSDYTRAESRAIRQRSLRLLGSLVSPLRGQLVLAAAVLVVSTALRVAGPALIAFGIDNALPAVIERSDWMPTIGVVGIYLLAGVGGAVLIGWYVVVAARLTQAVMLDLRKRIFLHTQRLSLEFHESYTSGRIISRQTSDLDTIRELLDGGLNELVSGVLYGLFTLAALFLIDWQSGLILTLMGIPMYLLMRWFYRRSQVVYRESRVISAQVIVRFVETMTGIRAVKAFRKEPRNDDEFGSLAADYRDVNMRSIKLFGTFEPGIMAVAAVSVAVVLLWGGGRVIAGPLEIGVLTAAALYVRNFFSPLQEVAFFLNSYQSATAALEKVSGILEEQPTVPDPTDPVDLWTAQGHVRFDEVTFGYSDDRVILPHFSLDIPAGQTIALVGTTGAGKSTLAKLVSRFYDPSQGAVTLDGVDLRRLHPKDLRRAIVMVTQEAYLFSGTVADNIALGKPDATMDEIRAAARAVGADGFIEKLPDGYDTDVNKRGGRVSAGQRQLISFARAFLADPAVLILDEATASLDIPSERLIQDALQTLLADRTAIIIAHRLSTVAIADRVLVMEHGRIIEDDTPAALIAGTGKFAQLHAAWRESLV
- a CDS encoding AlkA N-terminal domain-containing protein, coding for MTPTSLDAPGFAERYRVIQSRDRRFDGQFVTAVRSTGIYCRPSCPARTPSEANVTFYATSAAAHEAGFRACKRCLPEAAPGSPQWDVRGDVVARAMRLIADGTVDREGVPGLARRLGYSSRHLTRLLQAELGAGPLALARAHRAHTARALLVGTDLSSADVAFSSGFSSVRQFTETIGEVFGMPPRELRARRSRATGAEVSAGEIDLALPVRGPIDTVGLFGWMRAHAIPGVEAGDDRSFSRVVRLPGGPAWFEVRLADDSRLRLRARLTSLADLGTLISRVRRLFDLDADPLAIDDALSQHPELAAAVAAIPGVRVPGAIDAPEMLLRAMIGQQISVASARTMQGRLAAELGEAVEVGPAPMVLFPEPAIIAERGLDVLRGPAARMRAIVEAAAALADGSLDIGPGDDAGQQRERLLGMRGIGPWTADYVRMRVLGDPDVLLPGDVAARAGAAALGLPSDPAGFTAWSERLAPWRSYAMAHYWYAAPVTQAWRSPAESAAAATIPRPRRRSAARPVDVASSDLAIERTSPRPVVDPAPPPEAVAPSRRPRPRRADTASPSATERETSA
- a CDS encoding ATP-binding cassette domain-containing protein; its protein translation is MTDHALEVRHLTKTYGSRTAVDDVSFAVRRGTIVGLLGPNGAGKSTTLRTIVGLSAPTRGEALVDGVPFARLAQPSAHIGVQMDGFGFEVGITARRHLEVARLAVGAPRSRVDEVLDEVGLTADARRRVKSFSTGMVQRLGLATALVGSPRTLVLDEPSNGLDPDGIRWLRRYLRDFARAGGTVLVSSHQLAELENTVDEVVILKQSVLFSGALSDLVPGDGGASLEERYFDLVEGCHA
- a CDS encoding ABC transporter permease, producing MIGVIRSEFLRARSGANTLAVLLLGAFIPVIVLTSDDTLGRITSMDAATTTSLLLAPLAWSFVVAGFAGAFGVTREFYYGSMGRTIAQIGFRRAFIAKGAASIMSAIVLTTGIAAAWCGGAAIVLKVNGLAFAPSVEAIRTVLGAFPGAVFGAILGSAVGWIIGNYYAAAAIALAGPIAFEMGFLGSAPDVARFSPGLSLAALASPSDHPVLLDPWIGLVVALGWTVVLTAAGWVVGRRRFQ
- a CDS encoding methylated-DNA--[protein]-cysteine S-methyltransferase, which gives rise to MTTATLQFVDTPDGPFAILADDADRVIVSGWTSDPDAVLGRLRPDRRPTEVSPGETSAADAVLAYYGGDIRAIDDVPVVQHGTTMQLAGWRALRAIAPGAPLTYTGFATALGSPSAVRAAASVCARNAVALFVPCHRVLRGDGTMGGFAWGTEVKQSLLARESAG
- a CDS encoding ABC transporter ATP-binding protein, which gives rise to MTTSSPPPRLSTPRALARLLPVARLVLPRLIAGAATALVASLLALAIPLVLEQIVAGPIASLDASALVWGSLAVLGLGLAEAAMVWLRRWFVLGPATKVEYDLRQSFYSRLQRLPVAFHDRWQSGQLLSRMMQDISMLRRWLAFGVILLVVNLLTILIGAVLLFRWHWLLGALFLVTSAPVIYIGFRFEKRYGALTRQSQDQAGDLATSVEESVHGIRVLKAFGRGKHALQKFTRQAESLRETEIDKARAVGWIWFWLVLLPDIAFAVCLGAGIVLTQLGQLQVAELVAFFAMATVLRWPMESIGFLFSFLLDARTATDRIFEVFDEQNTIVDPEHPRTIDAPRGELTFENAHFRYQDAADTEPDLLDGVDLVLRPGETMALVGLTGSGKTTLTTLPGRLYDVTGGRVLLDGVDVRDLALAELRRHVGMAFEDATLFSQTVRDNVLLGREDLAPGSPETEEILREALQVAQAQFVYDLPDGLDTVIGEEGLSLSGGQRQRLALARAVAARPAVLVLDDPLSALDVDTEALVEDALREVLSETTALIVAHRPSTVTLADRVALLEDGRVTAVGTHSELLRESDHYRYVISSLEEAEREARTGAIPVIPDAGASRSTRSDDDAARDARTPKEATR